The Spirochaetota bacterium genome includes a region encoding these proteins:
- the cbiR gene encoding cobamide remodeling phosphodiesterase CbiR, translated as MKAGADHIEINGEAIAALPRPFQKKFSQEASVGLRGLHEDDGVSFSVHLPFLGGVNFTTSIDPIRRASIEVVKHIVDQCSPLAPVNYILHISGLLEELAELGVRGDAVSAAYLDYAAESLAQITEFIPAGKLCIENLEYISFSKIYPLVKEFNARVCMDVGHILLRNEEIEDFIQNYGCRVSHVHMHDVSKRRYERRVTVIDDHKELGSGIIDLDAIIRMLRELDFRGPVVLEIYGTDPVNSISILKNSINRSMEG; from the coding sequence GTGAAGGCGGGGGCGGATCACATTGAGATAAACGGGGAGGCCATTGCCGCCCTTCCCCGTCCATTTCAGAAAAAATTCAGCCAGGAGGCATCAGTCGGGTTGAGGGGGCTTCACGAGGATGATGGAGTCTCCTTCTCTGTGCATCTTCCCTTTCTTGGAGGGGTCAACTTCACTACCAGCATTGACCCCATTCGAAGGGCATCCATTGAGGTTGTTAAACACATTGTTGATCAGTGCTCTCCCTTAGCCCCGGTTAATTATATACTCCACATTTCCGGACTGCTTGAGGAGTTAGCTGAGCTTGGGGTTCGCGGGGACGCCGTTTCCGCGGCATATCTTGATTATGCCGCAGAGAGCTTGGCTCAGATAACCGAGTTTATACCAGCCGGGAAGCTATGCATCGAAAATCTCGAATATATATCCTTTAGTAAAATATACCCGCTGGTAAAAGAATTCAACGCGCGCGTCTGCATGGATGTGGGGCATATTCTGCTTCGAAATGAAGAAATAGAGGATTTTATCCAAAATTACGGATGCCGCGTCAGCCATGTCCACATGCATGATGTGTCAAAGAGACGATATGAGAGGCGTGTCACGGTTATTGATGATCATAAGGAACTCGGTTCCGGAATAATTGACCTTGATGCCATAATCCGCATGTTGAGGGAACTGGACTTCCGTGGCCCCGTTGTCCTGGAAATATACGGCACTGATCCTGTAAATTCTATCAGCATTTTGAAAAATTCTATTAATAGATCGATGGAAGGATAG